In Curtobacterium sp. MCPF17_002, one genomic interval encodes:
- a CDS encoding glycoside hydrolase family 2 protein, giving the protein MERTTLDGTWTVEAVRGPAAADAFTTAIEAVVPGCVHTDLLRAGRIPHPFDGDNEAATQWIGDTVWRYRRTFEWAAPDQTRHDLVAEGLDTLATVELNGIVVGTTRNQHRSYRFPVGHLLQPGTNELVITFDAPVPAAERLSEQHGGELPHVNHHPYNALRKNASNFGWDWGVDVATSGIWKSIGIESWSGVRIAAVRPLVDLDGPTGILTAHVDVESAGSSGRFSQAIGNAPVASADGAGTAGLEARITVAPHPASAASPGPDTAPPGPVVVSRPVVVSRPVVAGSVTVRLEVPDVAVWWPRGEGDQPLYDVRVEVGDDVWTGRVGFRTVTLDTAADAGGAPFLLRVNDRPVIVRGANWIPDHAFLTEMTPERYHQRIDDAVEANVNLLRIWGGGIYESDDLYDRCDELGVLVWQDFLFACAAYAEEPWLADEVEPEVREAVTRLSPHPSLVVWNGNNENLVAYAEWGWRPSLVGRTWGDGYYRSLFPAIVAELDPTRPYTPGSPFSFDEYLTPNDERNGSVHIWDVWNRLDYTAYRDWNPRFVAEFGFQGPPAWSTLTDVVHDEPLDPDGHEMLVHQKADQGNRKLADGMRGHLPVPAPTEDWRIEDWHWAAQLNQAHAIRFGMEWFRSRTPDNTGMIVWQLNDDWPVVSWALVDHAGIRKPVWYAVRQAYQPVLLTVQPSGDSLEVVLVNASGAPVSDEVRVSRVAFDGTVLESASFPLAADPADADRVVLPPSLAVPEDAAAEVLVVTGAGTRTVFDFAEVVDQVLAPEPLTATVQATPDGARVHVTATSYARDVSLFPDRVDRAARVDDGLVSLLAGESVTFTVRGAPGIDTEALLSPLVLRHAGSLRP; this is encoded by the coding sequence ATGGAGCGGACGACACTGGACGGCACGTGGACGGTCGAGGCGGTGCGCGGCCCGGCGGCTGCAGACGCCTTCACCACGGCGATCGAGGCGGTGGTCCCCGGCTGCGTGCACACCGACCTGCTGCGGGCGGGACGGATCCCCCACCCGTTCGACGGCGACAACGAGGCCGCGACGCAGTGGATCGGCGACACGGTGTGGCGGTACCGGCGGACGTTCGAGTGGGCAGCGCCGGACCAGACCCGCCACGACCTCGTCGCCGAGGGCCTCGACACGCTCGCCACCGTCGAGCTCAACGGCATCGTCGTCGGCACCACCCGGAACCAGCACCGCTCGTACCGGTTCCCGGTCGGGCACCTCCTCCAGCCCGGCACGAACGAGCTCGTCATCACCTTCGACGCGCCCGTGCCCGCCGCGGAACGACTGTCCGAGCAGCACGGCGGGGAGCTCCCCCATGTCAACCACCACCCGTACAACGCCCTCCGCAAGAACGCGTCGAACTTCGGGTGGGACTGGGGCGTCGACGTCGCCACGAGCGGCATCTGGAAGTCGATCGGCATCGAGTCGTGGAGCGGCGTGCGCATCGCCGCGGTCCGCCCCCTCGTCGACCTCGACGGCCCCACCGGCATCCTGACCGCCCACGTGGACGTCGAGTCGGCCGGGTCCTCGGGTCGGTTCTCGCAGGCCATCGGCAACGCACCGGTCGCGTCTGCGGACGGTGCCGGAACGGCCGGACTGGAGGCGCGGATCACCGTGGCCCCGCACCCTGCGTCCGCAGCGTCGCCGGGTCCCGACACCGCGCCTCCAGGCCCGGTCGTCGTCTCGCGTCCGGTGGTCGTCTCGCGGCCGGTGGTCGCCGGGTCGGTGACCGTCCGTCTCGAGGTGCCGGACGTCGCCGTCTGGTGGCCGCGCGGCGAGGGCGACCAGCCGCTCTACGACGTCCGCGTCGAGGTCGGCGACGACGTCTGGACCGGCCGGGTCGGCTTCCGCACCGTCACCCTCGACACCGCGGCCGACGCCGGCGGGGCCCCGTTCCTGCTCCGTGTCAACGACCGCCCGGTGATCGTCCGCGGCGCGAACTGGATCCCGGACCACGCGTTCCTCACCGAGATGACCCCGGAGCGGTACCACCAGCGGATCGACGACGCGGTCGAGGCGAACGTGAACCTCCTGCGGATCTGGGGCGGCGGGATCTACGAGTCCGACGACCTGTACGACCGGTGCGACGAACTCGGCGTGCTCGTCTGGCAGGACTTCCTGTTCGCGTGCGCCGCCTACGCCGAGGAGCCCTGGCTCGCCGACGAGGTCGAGCCCGAGGTCCGCGAGGCCGTCACCCGCCTCAGTCCGCACCCCTCGCTCGTGGTGTGGAACGGCAACAACGAGAACCTCGTGGCCTACGCCGAGTGGGGTTGGCGGCCCTCGCTCGTCGGCCGGACCTGGGGCGACGGGTACTACCGCTCGCTGTTCCCGGCGATCGTGGCCGAGCTCGACCCCACGCGCCCGTACACGCCGGGCAGCCCGTTCTCGTTCGACGAGTACCTGACGCCGAACGACGAGCGGAACGGCAGCGTGCACATCTGGGACGTCTGGAACCGGCTGGACTACACGGCCTACCGCGACTGGAACCCCCGCTTCGTCGCCGAGTTCGGCTTCCAGGGGCCGCCCGCGTGGTCCACCCTGACCGACGTCGTGCACGACGAGCCGCTCGACCCGGACGGCCACGAGATGCTCGTGCACCAGAAGGCCGACCAGGGCAACCGGAAGCTCGCCGACGGCATGCGCGGGCACCTGCCGGTGCCGGCGCCCACCGAGGACTGGCGCATCGAGGACTGGCACTGGGCGGCGCAGCTCAACCAGGCGCACGCGATCCGGTTCGGCATGGAGTGGTTCCGCTCGCGGACGCCCGACAACACGGGCATGATCGTCTGGCAGCTCAACGACGACTGGCCCGTGGTGTCGTGGGCGCTCGTCGACCACGCCGGCATCCGGAAGCCGGTCTGGTACGCGGTGCGACAGGCGTACCAGCCGGTGCTCCTCACGGTGCAGCCGTCCGGAGACTCCCTCGAGGTCGTCCTCGTCAACGCGTCCGGTGCGCCGGTCTCGGACGAGGTGAGGGTCTCCCGGGTCGCGTTCGACGGCACCGTCCTCGAGTCCGCCTCGTTCCCGCTCGCCGCCGACCCGGCCGACGCCGACCGTGTCGTCCTGCCGCCGTCGCTCGCGGTCCCGGAGGACGCGGCCGCCGAGGTGCTCGTCGTCACCGGTGCCGGCACCCGCACGGTGTTCGACTTCGCCGAGGTCGTCGACCAGGTGCTCGCGCCGGAACCGCTGACCGCGACCGTGCAGGCGACCCCGGACGGCGCGCGGGTGCACGTCACGGCGACGTCGTACGCGCGGGACGTCTCGCTGTTCCCGGACCGGGTCGACCGAGCGGCACGGGTGGACGACGGGCTCGTGTCCCTGCTCGCCGGCGAGTCGGTGACGTTCACCGTGAGGGGCGCGCCCGGCATCGACACGGAGGCGCTGCTCTCCCCGCTCGTCCTCCGGCACGCGGGGTCCCTCCGCCCGTAG
- a CDS encoding ROK family transcriptional regulator, which yields MTEAWPAMPEGSRLALREILIHGVLSRAEIARSLGLSRASLTRAMRTLVAHRMVVEVGTDVRGATGRPSELLQTSTGVWEFLGVKLTKDRVYAAVTDLGGRVLAVHEEAIVSPAPADLADQVASVADRLRAVHPAVCAMGVSLPGDVVLRDGVSIVVASQFLGWRDVPFAAMLEERAAMTVFTANDVHALTAKEHWLGAGAGRRSMVLVTVGEGVGLGLIANGQVSTGDHGRLGRIGHLAVLGGGPDCGIGHAGCASSYLPSPVIVRNAGQEGSTYDEVVELARSGDARALAAFEDAGRALGVVLASAVLIADPSAIVLTGDGLPVYDLARPAVDDALRGALAPYTEPVTIEVQPFEFSEWARAGAVLAIRRLLGE from the coding sequence ATGACCGAGGCCTGGCCGGCGATGCCCGAGGGCTCCCGCTTGGCATTGCGGGAGATCCTCATCCACGGCGTGCTCTCACGGGCGGAGATCGCTCGGTCGCTCGGCCTGTCGCGTGCGAGTCTCACGCGGGCGATGCGGACCCTCGTGGCGCACCGGATGGTGGTCGAGGTGGGAACGGATGTCCGTGGTGCCACAGGTCGCCCCTCGGAGCTCCTGCAGACGAGCACGGGGGTGTGGGAGTTCCTCGGGGTCAAGCTCACGAAGGACCGGGTCTACGCCGCGGTGACGGACCTCGGCGGACGTGTGCTCGCCGTGCACGAGGAAGCGATCGTGTCACCGGCGCCGGCCGACCTCGCCGACCAGGTGGCCTCGGTGGCCGATCGGCTCCGTGCGGTCCACCCCGCGGTCTGCGCGATGGGGGTCTCGCTGCCGGGTGACGTCGTGCTCCGCGACGGTGTCTCCATCGTCGTGGCGTCGCAGTTCCTCGGCTGGCGGGACGTCCCGTTCGCCGCGATGCTCGAGGAACGTGCGGCGATGACGGTGTTCACCGCGAACGACGTGCACGCGCTCACGGCGAAGGAGCACTGGCTCGGCGCGGGTGCCGGTCGCCGGTCGATGGTGCTCGTGACGGTCGGTGAGGGCGTCGGGCTGGGGCTCATCGCGAACGGGCAGGTCTCCACGGGGGACCACGGTCGCCTGGGGCGCATCGGACACCTGGCGGTGCTCGGGGGCGGTCCCGACTGCGGCATCGGGCACGCGGGTTGCGCCTCGAGCTACCTGCCGAGTCCGGTGATCGTCCGGAACGCCGGCCAGGAGGGCTCGACGTACGACGAGGTCGTGGAGCTCGCCCGGTCCGGGGATGCCCGGGCCCTCGCGGCGTTCGAGGACGCGGGGCGTGCGCTCGGTGTCGTCCTGGCGAGTGCGGTGCTCATCGCCGACCCGTCCGCGATCGTCCTCACGGGCGACGGGCTGCCCGTGTACGACCTCGCGCGGCCTGCCGTGGACGACGCGCTCCGCGGTGCATTGGCGCCGTACACCGAGCCCGTGACGATCGAGGTGCAGCCGTTCGAGTTCTCCGAGTGGGCCCGCGCGGGAGCGGTGCTCGCGATCCGGCGGCTCCTCGGCGAATGA
- a CDS encoding beta-galactosidase encodes MPAAPTVPWPTDGLSFGGDYSPEQWSRETWHEDVRLMREAGVNLVTVGVFAWALLERSPGEYTFDWLDEVLDLLHENGIAVDLATPTAAPPNWLLTAHPEVLPVDATERRERPGGRLGWCAASAVFREHALRITGALAARYGSHPAVRLWHVSNELGGGNGRCYCEESAADFRVWLADRYGDVDTANAAWGTAFWGHTYTTFDEVSPPRGVGGAPNPGLALDFERYSSDALLRHFDAERAVIEQHSSAPVTTNFMVGAGSQVVDYAEWARHVAIPANDHYTLVDDPRREQDLAVAGDRMRGMTRGRGPWLLMEHSTGGPSWQQRNRAKDPGELVRNSLAHVARGSDGALFFQWRASTAGAEQFHSAMLPHAGTETRVWREVRALGRALRALESVQGSRVEPARVAIVVDEASGWALQSGLKPHRALRYSTEIRAWHRAFHDRQVLTDVVPLDADLDGYDVIVLPTLLIVDDASAARLSAVVDRGATLVVTYLSGVADETARIRTGGYPGAFRDVLGAWSEEFTPLQQDETRTLDDGGVVTDWAEAVVVEDAEVVVRYTDGPLAGRAAVTRRAAAGRSAASEAEAAAGGVGDAWYVSARLPDQSTQRVVDQIIAERAIPRTVTAPPGLEAVRRVRDDGSAFLFLLNHGDDDVVLSAAGTDLLDGSVHGPETVVPAGRVRVLREERTS; translated from the coding sequence GTGCCCGCTGCCCCCACCGTCCCCTGGCCCACCGACGGTCTGTCGTTCGGCGGTGACTACAGCCCCGAACAGTGGTCCCGCGAGACCTGGCACGAGGACGTCCGGCTGATGCGCGAGGCGGGGGTGAACCTCGTCACGGTCGGGGTCTTCGCGTGGGCGTTGCTCGAGCGGTCGCCGGGGGAGTACACCTTCGACTGGCTCGACGAGGTGCTCGACCTGCTGCACGAGAACGGGATCGCGGTCGACCTCGCGACGCCGACCGCCGCACCGCCGAACTGGCTGCTCACCGCGCACCCCGAGGTGCTGCCGGTGGACGCCACGGAACGCCGGGAGCGCCCGGGCGGACGCCTCGGGTGGTGCGCCGCCTCGGCGGTGTTCCGGGAGCACGCGCTCCGCATCACGGGTGCCCTCGCCGCGCGCTACGGCAGCCACCCCGCCGTCCGGCTCTGGCACGTGAGCAACGAGCTCGGCGGCGGGAACGGCCGCTGCTACTGCGAGGAGTCGGCAGCGGACTTCCGCGTCTGGCTCGCCGACCGGTACGGCGACGTCGACACCGCCAACGCCGCCTGGGGCACGGCCTTCTGGGGGCACACGTACACGACGTTCGACGAGGTCTCGCCCCCGCGCGGGGTCGGCGGCGCTCCGAACCCCGGGCTCGCGCTGGACTTCGAGCGGTACTCGTCGGACGCGTTGCTCCGGCACTTCGACGCTGAACGCGCCGTCATCGAGCAGCACTCCAGCGCTCCCGTGACGACGAACTTCATGGTCGGTGCCGGGTCGCAGGTCGTCGACTACGCCGAGTGGGCACGCCACGTCGCGATCCCGGCGAACGACCACTACACGCTCGTCGACGACCCACGCAGGGAGCAGGACCTCGCCGTGGCCGGCGACCGGATGCGCGGGATGACCCGCGGCCGCGGCCCGTGGCTGCTCATGGAGCACTCGACCGGCGGCCCCAGCTGGCAGCAGCGGAACCGGGCGAAGGACCCGGGGGAGCTCGTCCGGAACTCGCTCGCCCACGTGGCCCGTGGGTCCGACGGCGCACTGTTCTTCCAGTGGCGCGCCTCGACCGCGGGCGCCGAGCAGTTCCACTCCGCGATGCTCCCGCACGCCGGCACCGAGACCCGGGTGTGGCGGGAGGTGCGCGCGCTCGGCCGGGCCCTGCGCGCGCTCGAGTCCGTGCAGGGCAGCCGCGTCGAACCCGCCCGCGTGGCGATCGTCGTCGACGAGGCGTCCGGCTGGGCACTGCAGTCCGGCCTCAAGCCGCACCGCGCCCTCCGCTACTCGACCGAGATCCGCGCCTGGCACCGTGCGTTCCACGACCGGCAGGTGCTGACCGACGTCGTGCCGCTCGACGCCGACCTGGACGGCTACGACGTGATCGTGCTGCCGACGCTGCTCATCGTCGACGACGCGTCGGCGGCCCGGCTCTCGGCCGTGGTGGACCGCGGCGCCACGCTGGTCGTCACCTACCTCTCCGGCGTCGCCGACGAGACCGCCCGCATCCGGACGGGGGGCTACCCGGGCGCCTTCCGCGACGTGCTCGGGGCCTGGAGCGAGGAGTTCACGCCGCTGCAGCAGGACGAGACACGGACGCTCGACGACGGCGGCGTCGTCACCGACTGGGCCGAAGCCGTGGTCGTCGAGGACGCCGAGGTCGTGGTCCGGTACACGGACGGGCCCCTGGCAGGCCGCGCCGCCGTGACGCGCCGCGCCGCGGCCGGCCGCAGCGCTGCCAGCGAAGCGGAAGCCGCCGCCGGCGGCGTCGGCGACGCCTGGTACGTCTCCGCGAGACTGCCCGACCAGAGCACCCAGCGGGTGGTGGACCAGATCATCGCGGAGCGCGCGATCCCGAGGACGGTCACCGCGCCTCCAGGCCTGGAGGCAGTGCGTCGCGTCCGCGACGACGGCTCGGCCTTCCTGTTCCTGCTGAACCACGGCGACGACGACGTCGTCCTGTCGGCCGCCGGGACCGACCTGCTCGACGGGTCCGTGCACGGACCCGAGACGGTCGTACCCGCGGGCCGCGTCCGCGTCCTCCGCGAGGAGCGGACCTCGTGA
- a CDS encoding alpha-galactosidase — MTVLDREPVPAESTQPVRHLHVLRGGGVSLVLATALDGLPEVLHWGRDVGPVADSDAEGLLLAVGRPVTPSGFDVPWPLTVLPTERDGWEGRPAVAGHVDGEPLVPRWHDVVVVAEDRTVLVTATSDVLTLTSTFTLDDAGVLRVRHAVTNAGHPPVHVQALEATLPIGERVAEVFDLAGRWTRERTPQRRALTHGSHARESRRGRTGHDSPTLLVLGTRGFSDDTGELWAVHLAWSADAVYRYDALAEARPVLGAGELLRAGEVVLAAGETFTSPDAVFVWSDAGLDGLSDRLHDSLRARPGHPVHPRPVVLNTWEAVYFRQELKPLVALAETAADVGVERFVLDDGWFLGRRSDSTALGDWRVDPTVWPDGLAPLVGHVRRLGMEFGLWFEPEMVSPVSELAAAHPEWMLQRPDDDVRTWRNQYVLDMANPLARAHVLEAMSTIIGEHHVDFVKWDQNRDVVHAVHAGRAGIDAHTRGVYALMDELRLRHPWLEIEACASGGARVDLGVLERTDRVWASDSNDAMERLPIQRWTELLLPLELIGSHVGPEVSHTTRRHLDLDFRMAVSLFGSAGIETDITRLPTDELDRLRAWTALYRRERGLLHSGRLRHLDLGDPGLEATAVVARDRSRALVRVARTVTGPRSLAVPLRVRGLDRERRYRLAPVTGLTVPHGLDPVPPPWIGRGYVELSGAVFEDVGARLPMLAPGTAIVLGLDAVD, encoded by the coding sequence GTGACCGTGCTCGACCGCGAACCGGTGCCCGCCGAGTCCACGCAGCCGGTGCGACACCTGCACGTCCTGCGGGGCGGCGGGGTGTCCCTCGTGCTCGCGACGGCGCTCGACGGACTACCCGAGGTGCTGCACTGGGGGCGTGACGTCGGGCCGGTGGCGGACTCCGACGCCGAGGGCCTGCTGCTCGCAGTCGGTCGGCCGGTCACCCCGAGCGGGTTCGACGTGCCGTGGCCGCTCACCGTGCTGCCGACCGAACGCGACGGGTGGGAGGGGCGTCCCGCCGTCGCCGGGCACGTCGACGGCGAACCGCTCGTGCCCCGGTGGCACGACGTCGTCGTCGTCGCCGAGGACCGCACGGTGCTCGTCACCGCGACCTCGGACGTGCTGACGCTCACGAGCACGTTCACGCTCGACGACGCCGGTGTGCTCCGCGTCCGGCACGCCGTGACGAACGCCGGGCACCCGCCCGTGCACGTGCAGGCGCTCGAGGCGACCCTGCCGATCGGCGAACGGGTGGCCGAGGTGTTCGACCTCGCCGGTCGGTGGACCCGGGAGCGGACCCCGCAGCGGCGTGCCCTGACGCACGGGAGCCACGCGCGGGAGAGCCGCCGGGGCCGCACCGGGCACGACTCCCCGACGCTGCTCGTGCTCGGGACGCGCGGGTTCTCCGACGACACCGGAGAGCTGTGGGCGGTGCACCTGGCGTGGAGCGCCGACGCCGTGTACCGGTACGACGCCCTCGCCGAGGCCCGTCCGGTGCTCGGCGCGGGGGAACTCCTGCGGGCAGGCGAGGTCGTGCTCGCCGCCGGGGAGACCTTCACCAGCCCGGACGCCGTGTTCGTCTGGAGCGACGCCGGCCTCGACGGGCTGTCCGACCGGCTGCACGACTCCCTCCGCGCGCGGCCCGGGCACCCGGTCCACCCGCGCCCGGTGGTGCTCAACACGTGGGAGGCCGTCTACTTCCGGCAGGAGCTCAAACCACTCGTGGCCCTCGCCGAGACCGCCGCCGACGTCGGCGTGGAGCGGTTCGTGCTCGACGACGGGTGGTTCCTCGGGCGGCGGTCCGACAGCACGGCGCTCGGTGACTGGCGCGTCGACCCCACGGTCTGGCCGGACGGCCTCGCGCCGCTCGTCGGTCACGTACGGCGGCTCGGCATGGAGTTCGGGCTCTGGTTCGAACCCGAGATGGTCAGTCCGGTGTCCGAACTGGCGGCGGCGCACCCCGAGTGGATGCTCCAGCGACCCGACGACGACGTCCGGACGTGGCGGAACCAGTACGTCCTCGACATGGCGAACCCGCTCGCCCGTGCGCACGTGCTCGAGGCGATGTCGACGATCATCGGCGAGCACCACGTCGACTTCGTGAAGTGGGACCAGAACCGAGACGTCGTGCACGCCGTGCACGCGGGACGCGCCGGCATCGACGCGCACACCCGCGGGGTCTACGCGCTCATGGACGAGCTGCGGCTGCGGCACCCGTGGCTGGAGATCGAGGCGTGCGCGAGCGGTGGCGCCCGGGTCGACCTCGGTGTGCTCGAACGGACCGACCGCGTGTGGGCATCGGACTCGAACGACGCCATGGAACGCCTGCCGATCCAGCGGTGGACCGAGCTGTTGCTGCCGCTCGAGCTGATCGGCTCGCACGTCGGGCCGGAGGTCTCGCACACCACCCGGCGGCACCTCGACCTCGACTTCCGGATGGCCGTGTCGCTGTTCGGCTCCGCGGGCATCGAGACGGACATCACGCGGCTGCCGACCGACGAGCTCGACCGGCTCCGGGCGTGGACGGCGTTGTACCGGCGGGAGCGGGGGCTGCTGCACAGCGGACGGCTCCGGCACCTCGACCTCGGGGACCCCGGGCTCGAGGCGACCGCGGTCGTCGCCCGGGACCGCTCGCGGGCGCTCGTCCGGGTCGCACGGACCGTCACCGGGCCGCGGTCCCTCGCGGTGCCGCTGCGGGTGCGCGGACTCGACCGGGAGCGTCGCTACCGGCTTGCTCCGGTGACGGGACTGACGGTGCCGCACGGGCTCGACCCGGTGCCGCCGCCGTGGATCGGTCGTGGGTACGTCGAGCTGAGCGGGGCGGTGTTCGAGGACGTCGGCGCCCGGCTGCCGATGCTCGCGCCGGGGACCGCGATCGTGCTCGGGCTCGACGCCGTCGACTGA